A single genomic interval of Lathyrus oleraceus cultivar Zhongwan6 chromosome 7, CAAS_Psat_ZW6_1.0, whole genome shotgun sequence harbors:
- the LOC127100429 gene encoding uncharacterized protein LOC127100429 isoform X36, which produces MPSKESKITGIPGPKSNVSANATTTRSGMLSSGSSKRNQNAHPSLPKNPTPSIPSLSKNPTPSIPRMSKNPTPSISSLSKNPTYVPSIPKVDMADKCSVSRSLTKQAGKLSDTPVSILRPPSRMDQTTHQTGTIKSSGLRKPSPSIGFFSQVKASGSHSLQKSSIPCKPSESNIPKLRKLGTVSVKEARSKIVKGAAKNRTKELSHSDVNSEAIVPIDNKQKAGVEVDFDSSSFEIISKQAEVENILDDVILKSKEQGELHENEIISSMENMVLPTHEKEFLTKSQTHEQLEKDADHTLEKMSDTNELSLSDVKPEAIVQIDNKQMAGVEVDCDSSIFEIISKQAEVENILDDVILKSKEQGELHENEIISSMENMVLPTREKEFLTKSQTHEQLEKEADHTLEKVSDTKELSLSDVKPEAIMQIDNKQMAGVEVDCDSSVFEIISKQAEVENILDDVILKSKEQGELHENEIISSMENMVLPTHEKEFLTKSQTHEQLEKEADHTLEKVSDTKELSLSDVKPEAIVQIDNKQMAGVEVDCDSSVFEIISKQAEVENILDDVILKSKEQGELHENEIISSMENMVLPTHEKEFLTKSQTHEQLEKEADHTLEKVSDTKELSLSDVKPEAIVQIDNKQMPGVEGDCDSSIFEIISKQAEVENILDDVILKSKEQGELHENEIISSMENMVIPTHENELLKKSQTHEQLEKEADHTLDNKLYDVTSNGDRSSYQEPQSTLFPIMQRTSNTVQNTIGQDEDDQIKGPTGDIPPFKESLILQAEFSGEFKGYKSAKTALLNSSLDDFCKTVPEGSKQGTPCKNTEQVNCGADEFGRYEGDAQGHLLNESLIINCKKTTQSNLDAVSQQLQADQPKALNPSGVEEIGPEKENISDMNSSQPVHVTSLFSKGSPENSILGINDASEDESKIIEIKDCQLPVDDQLGFILRSPVDKECDQVIDSKAIRDRTPEFELDRLSENCITVSASSLADDNNINEDSYLPGFQKSSAVVAVNSQDVHLDSDFLPKVIVSSTEIKEQNLVEDAFEGCGFHSNEHNATNHHIEDMSVNIEGNHDVDGKVELLQINDVDEKAEFLQINDVDEKMELLQINDVEDGNHDVDEKVELLQINDVEDGNHVVLQIKDVDEKVELLQINDVEDENHDVDEKVELLQINGAEDGNRDVDEKVELLQINGAEDGNRDVDEKVELLQINDVDEKVELLQINDVDKTVELLQINDVEDGNHDVDEKAELLQINGAEDGNHDVDEKVELLQINGAEDGNHDVDEKVELLQINGADDGNCDVDEKVELLQINDVDEKVELLQINDVEDGNHDVDEKVELLQINGAEDGNHDVEDKVELLQINDAEEGLSDILPLVETQLNMNFFSSEFDSSIEVSEDPFSTAVSLICEKQCSLSENSKLLSSDMLVNKDGNQGVDEKVELLQINGAEEGSLDISPSVEIQLENVISAEFDSSTKVSEDPCLLSEKSKLLASENSIFNATIPQGSEVSSMKLNENAISAELGSSIDVSEGPCLLSEKSKLLASENSIFNATIPEGSEVSSVKLNRNAISADLDSSIQVSEGPFTSAVAWKSEEQCLLSEKSKLLDSDNSIFIETILQGNEVGSVNSESLSDAAVTTVFENDKSPNTDMASQSKDKIDFPEEDNGKIIHLEIDATKTKQEVPIAKPPLNVAPFTEEWLAAIEAAGEEILMMKSGAVQNSPPDKVQNEPNPWSPVKKNQEIGPFDCTKITKHNIQSSDPS; this is translated from the exons ATGCCGAGTAAAGAGTCAAAAATCACTGGGATACCAGGACCAAAATCCAATGTTTCTGCAAATGCAACTACCACTAGGAGTGGAATGTTGAGCTCAGGTTCCTCAAAAAGAAATCAGAATGCACATCCTA GCCTGCCAAAAAATCCTACGCCAAGCATCCCTAGCCTATCAAAAAATCCTACGCCAAGCATCCCTCGCATGTCAAAAAATCCTACACCAAGCATCTCTAGCCTGTCAAAAAATCCTACATATGTTCCAAGCATCCCTAAAGTTGATATGGCTGACAAGTGTTCTGTTAGTAGAAGTCTTACCAAGCAGGCTGGAAAACTTTCG GATACCCCAGTTTCCATACTACGTCCACCATCCAGAATGGATCAAACAACGCATCAAACAGGGACAATAAAATCATCAGGCCTACGGAAGCCATCTCCCTCCATTGGTTTCTTTTCTCAG GTAAAAGCTTCCGGTTCACACAGCTTGCAGAAAAGCTCCATACCCTGCAAACCTTCAGAGAGTAACATTCCTAAACTAAGGAAGTTGGGAACAGTTTCTGTTAAAGAAGCAAGGTCCAAAATTGTCAAAGGGGCAGCAAAGAATCGTACTAAGGAATTAAGCCATTCAGATGTCAACTCAGAAGCAATTGTGCCAATAGACAATAAGCAGAAGGCTGGTGTAGAAGTGGATTTTGATTCTTCTAGTTTTGAAATAATAAGTAAGCAAGCAGAGGTTGAAAACATTCTTGATGATGTCATCTTAAAATCTAAGGAGCAAGGAGAACTACATGAAAATGAGATCATTTCAAGCATGGAGAACATGGTATTACCTACACATGAAAAGGAATTTCTTACGAAGAGTCAGACACACGAGCAGTTGGAGAAAGACGCTGACCACACTCTGGAGAAAATGTCAGACACTAATGAATTAAGCCTTTCAGATGTCAAGCCAGAAGCAATCGTGCAAATAGACAATAAGCAGATGGCTGGTGTAGAAGTGGATTGTGATTCTTCGATTTTTGAAATAATAAGTAAGCAAGCAGAGGTTGAAAACATTCTTGATGATGTCATCTTAAAATCCAAGGAACAAGGAGAACTACATGAAAATGAGATCATTTCTAGCATGGAGAACATGGTATTACCTACACGTGAAAAGGAATTTCTTACAAAGAGTCAGACACATGAGCAGTTGGAGAAAGAGGCTGACCACACTCTGGAGAAAGTGTCAGACACTAAGGAATTAAGCCTTTCAGACGTCAAGCCAGAAGCAATCATGCAAATAGACAATAAGCAGATGGCTGGTGTAGAAGTGGATTGTGATTCTTCGGTTTTTGAAATAATAAGTAAGCAAGCAGAGGTTGAAAACATTCTTGATGATGTCATCTTAAAATCTAAGGAGCAAGGAGAACTACATGAAAATGAGATCATTTCAAGCATGGAGAACATGGTATTACCTACACATGAAAAGGAATTTCTTACGAAGAGTCAGACACATGAGCAGTTGGAGAAAGAGGCTGACCACACTCTGGAGAAAGTGTCAGACACTAAGGAATTAAGCCTTTCAGATGTCAAGCCAGAAGCAATCGTGCAAATAGACAATAAGCAGATGGCTGGTGTAGAAGTGGATTGTGATTCTTCGGTTTTTGAAATAATAAGTAAGCAAGCAGAGGTTGAAAACATTCTTGATGATGTTATCTTAAAATCCAAGGAACAAGGAGAACTACATGAAAATGAGATCATTTCTAGCATGGAGAACATGGTATTACCTACACATGAAAAGGAATTTCTTACAAAGAGTCAGACACATGAGCAGTTGGAGAAAGAGGCTGACCACACTCTGGAGAAAGTGTCAGACACTAAGGAATTAAGCCTTTCAGATGTCAAGCCAGAAGCAATCGTGCAAATAGACAATAAGCAGATGCCTGGTGTAGAAGGGGATTGTGATTCTTCGATTTTTGAAATAATAAGTAAGCAAGCAGAGGTTGAAAACATTCTTGATGATGTCATCTTAAAATCCAAGGAGCAAGGAGAACTACATGAAAATGAGATCATTTCTAGCATGGAGAACATGGTAATACCTACACATGAGAATGAACTTCTTAAAAAGAGTCAGACACATGAGCAGTTGGAGAAAGAGGCCGACCACACTCTGGATAACAAGTTATATGATGTTACGTCAAATGGGGACCGGTCTTCATATCAGGAACCACAGTCTACGCTCTTTCCTATCATGCAGAGAACTTCTAATACTGTGCAGAATACCATAGGACAAGATGAAGATGATCAAATCAAAGGGCCCACCGGTGACATTCCGCCTTTCAAGGAAAGTTTGATACTACAGGCAGAGTTTTCAGGAGAGTTTAAGGGATACAAGAGTGCCAAGACTGCACTTTTAAATTCTAGCCTTGATGATTTTTGCAAAACTGTCCCCGAAGGATCTAAACAAGGAACCCCGTGTAAGAATACTGAACAGGTAAATTGTGGTGCTGATGAATTTGGTAGATATGAAGGAGATGCACAGGGGCATTTATTGAACGAGAGTCTCATAATCAATTGCAAAAAAACCACCCAAAGTAATTTAGACGCAGTTAGTCAGCAGTTACAGGCAGACCAACCCAAGGCTCTAAATCCTAGTGGTGTAGAAGAAATTGGACCGGAAAAAGAAAATATCTCTGATATGAACAGTTCTCAGCCAGTTCATGTGACGAGCTTATTTTCCAAAGGTTCTCCTGAAAATTCCATACTAGGAATCAATGACGCTTCTGAGGATGAATCTAAAATAATTGAGATCAAAGACTGTCAGCTTCCTGTAGATGATCAATTAGGTTTCATCCTGAGAAGCCCAGTGGATAAGGAATGTGACCAGGTTATTGACTCAAAAGCAATCCGTGATAGAACTCCGGAGTTTGAATTGGATAGGTTGAGTGAAAATTGTATAACTGTTTCAGCATCTTCATTGGCAGATGATAATAACATAAATGAAGATTCCTATCTTCCTGGGTTTCAAAAGTCTAGTGCTGTTGTTGCTGTAAATTCCCAGGATGTTCACTTGGATAGTGACTTTCTGCCAAAAGTTATTGTTTCATCTACAGAAATCAAGGAGCAAAATTTAGTTGAGGATGCATTTGAAGGATGCGGGTTCCATAGCAATGAGCACAATGCTACCAATCATCATATTGAAGATATGTCTGTAAACATAGAGGGAAATCATGATGTCGATGGAAAGGTGGAACTTCTGCAAATCAATGATGTGGATGAAAAGGCGGAATTTTTGCAAATCAATGATGTGGATGAAAAGATGGAACTCTTGCAAATCAATGATGTAGAAGATGGAAATCATGATGTGGATGAAAAGGTGGAACTTTTGCAAATCAATGATGTAGAAGATGGAAATCATGTTGTGTTGCAAATCAAGGATGTGGATGAAAAGGTGGAACTTTTGCAAATCAATGATGTAGAAGATGAAAATCATGATGTGGATGAAAAGGTGGAACTCTTGCAAATCAATGGTGCAGAAGATGGAAATCGTGATGTGGACGAAAAG GTGGAACTCTTGCAAATCAATGGTGCAGAAGATGGAAATCGTGATGTGGATGAAAAGGTGGAACTTTTGCAAATCAATGATGTGGATGAAAAGGTGGAACTTTTGCAAATTAATGATGTGGATAAAACGGTGGAACTTTTGCAAATCAATGATGTAGAAGATGGAAATCATGACGTGGATGAAAAGGCGGAACTCTTGCAAATCAATGGTGCAGAAGATGGAAATCATGATGTGGATGAAAAGGTGGAACTCTTGCAAATCAATGGTGCAGAAGATGGAAATCATGATGTGGATGAAAAGGTGGAACTGTTGCAAATCAATGGTGCAGACGATGGAAATTGTGATGTGGACGAAAAGGTGGAACTTTTGCAAATCAATGATGTGGATGAAAAGGTGGAACTTTTGCAAATCAACGATGTAGAAGATGGAAATCATGATGTGGATGAAAAGGTGGAACTCTTGCAAATCAATGGTGCAGAAGATGGAAATCATGATGTGGAAGACAAGGTTGAACTTTTGCAAATCAATGATGCTGAAGAAGGTTTGTCGGATATACTGCCTTTAGTTGAAACTCAACTCAATATGAACTTTTTTTCTTCTGAATTTGACTCTTCTATTGAAGTGAGTGAAGATCCCTTTTCAACTGCAGTTTCTTTGATATGTGAGAAGCAGTGTAGTTTAAGTGAAAATTCAAAGTTACTAAGTTCAGATATGCTTGTAAACAAAGATGGAAATCAAGGTGTCGATGAAAAAGTGGAACTTTTGCAAATCAACGGTGCAGAAGAAGGTTCATTAGATATATCTCCTTCAGTTGAAATTCAACTCGAGAATGTTATTTCTGCTGAATTTGATTCTTCTACTAAAGTGAGTGAAGATCCATGTCTTTTAAgtgaaaaatcaaaattattAGCTTCAGAGAATTCAATCTTCAATGCAACAATCCCACAAGGCAGCGAAGTTAGTTCAATGAAACTCAATGAGAACGCTATTTCTGCTGAATTAGGTTCTTCTATTGATGTGAGTGAAGGCCCCTGTCTTTTAAgtgaaaaatcaaaattattAGCTTCAGAGAATTCAATCTTCAACGCAACAATCCCAGAAGGCAGCGAAGTTAGTTCAGTGAAACTCAATAGGAATGCTATTTCTGCTGATTTAGATTCTTCTATTCAAGTGAGTGAAGGCCCCTTTACTAGTGCAGTTGCTTGGAAATCTGAGGAGCAATGTCTTTTAAGTGAAAAATCGAAGTTACTAGATTCAGATAATTCAATCTTCATTGAAACAATCCTACAAGGTAATGAAGTTGGTTCAGTGAACAGTGAAAGTTTATCAGATGCAGCTGTAACTACTGTCTTTGAGAATGATAAGTCTCCTAATACTGACATGGCAAGTCAGTCAAAAGACAAAATCGACTTTCCAGAAGAAGACAACGGCAAAATAATTCATCT CGAAATAGATGCAACTAAAACCAAGCAGGAAGTTCCGATAGCGAAGCCTCCACTGAATGTTGCTCCCTTTACTGAGGAATGGTTAGCTGCAATAGAAGCAGCTGGAGAG GAGATTTTAATGATGAAGAGTGGCGCTGTACAAAACTCTCCTCCTGACAAAGTCCAGAATGAACCGAACCCTTGGTCACCG GtgaagaaaaatcaagagatTGGACCATTTGATTGTACTAAAATAACCAAACATAACATCCAGAGTTCCGATCCATCGTGA
- the LOC127100429 gene encoding uncharacterized protein LOC127100429 isoform X45 produces MPSKESKITGIPGPKSNVSANATTTRSGMLSSGSSKRNQNAHPSLPKNPTPSIPSLSKNPTPSIPRMSKNPTPSISSLSKNPTYVPSIPKVDMADKCSVSRSLTKQAGKLSDTPVSILRPPSRMDQTTHQTGTIKSSGLRKPSPSIGFFSQVKASGSHSLQKSSIPCKPSESNIPKLRKLGTVSVKEARSKIVKGAAKNRTKELSHSDVNSEAIVPIDNKQKAGVEVDFDSSSFEIISKQAEVENILDDVILKSKEQGELHENEIISSMENMVLPTHEKEFLTKSQTHEQLEKDADHTLEKMSDTNELSLSDVKPEAIVQIDNKQMAGVEVDCDSSIFEIISKQAEVENILDDVILKSKEQGELHENEIISSMENMVLPTREKEFLTKSQTHEQLEKEADHTLEKVSDTKELSLSDVKPEAIMQIDNKQMAGVEVDCDSSVFEIISKQAEVENILDDVILKSKEQGELHENEIISSMENMVLPTHEKEFLTKSQTHEQLEKEADHTLEKVSDTKELSLSDVKPEAIVQIDNKQMAGVEVDCDSSVFEIISKQAEVENILDDVILKSKEQGELHENEIISSMENMVLPTHEKEFLTKSQTHEQLEKEADHTLEKVSDTKELSLSDVKPEAIVQIDNKQMPGVEGDCDSSIFEIISKQAEVENILDDVILKSKEQGELHENEIISSMENMVIPTHENELLKKSQTHEQLEKEADHTLDNKLYDVTSNGDRSSYQEPQSTLFPIMQRTSNTVQNTIGQDEDDQIKGPTGDIPPFKESLILQAEFSGEFKGYKSAKTALLNSSLDDFCKTVPEGSKQGTPCKNTEQVNCGADEFGRYEGDAQGHLLNESLIINCKKTTQSNLDAVSQQLQADQPKALNPSGVEEIGPEKENISDMNSSQPVHVTSLFSKGSPENSILGINDASEDESKIIEIKDCQLPVDDQLGFILRSPVDKECDQVIDSKAIRDRTPEFELDRLSENCITVSASSLADDNNINEDSYLPGFQKSSAVVAVNSQDVHLDSDFLPKVIVSSTEIKEQNLVEDAFEGCGFHSNEHNATNHHIEDMSVNIEGNHDVDGKVELLQINDVDEKVELLQINDVDEKVEILQINDVEDGNHDVDKKVELLQINGAEDGNRDVDEKVELLQINDVDEKVELLQINDVDKTVELLQINDVEDGNHDVDEKAELLQINGAEDGNHDVDEKVELLQINGAEDGNHDVDEKVELLQINGADDGNCDVDEKVELLQINDVDEKVELLQINDVEDGNHDVDEKVELLQINGAEDGNHDVEDKVELLQINDAEEGLSDILPLVETQLNMNFFSSEFDSSIEVSEDPFSTAVSLICEKQCSLSENSKLLSSDMLVNKDGNQGVDEKVELLQINGAEEGSLDISPSVEIQLENVISAEFDSSTKVSEDPCLLSEKSKLLASENSIFNATIPQGSEVSSMKLNENAISAELGSSIDVSEGPCLLSEKSKLLASENSIFNATIPEGSEVSSVKLNRNAISADLDSSIQVSEGPFTSAVAWKSEEQCLLSEKSKLLDSDNSIFIETILQGNEVGSVNSESLSDAAVTTVFENDKSPNTDMASQSKDKIDFPEEDNGKIIHLEIDATKTKQEVPIAKPPLNVAPFTEEWLAAIEAAGEEILMMKSGAVQNSPPDKVQNEPNPWSPVKKNQEIGPFDCTKITKHNIQSSDPS; encoded by the exons ATGCCGAGTAAAGAGTCAAAAATCACTGGGATACCAGGACCAAAATCCAATGTTTCTGCAAATGCAACTACCACTAGGAGTGGAATGTTGAGCTCAGGTTCCTCAAAAAGAAATCAGAATGCACATCCTA GCCTGCCAAAAAATCCTACGCCAAGCATCCCTAGCCTATCAAAAAATCCTACGCCAAGCATCCCTCGCATGTCAAAAAATCCTACACCAAGCATCTCTAGCCTGTCAAAAAATCCTACATATGTTCCAAGCATCCCTAAAGTTGATATGGCTGACAAGTGTTCTGTTAGTAGAAGTCTTACCAAGCAGGCTGGAAAACTTTCG GATACCCCAGTTTCCATACTACGTCCACCATCCAGAATGGATCAAACAACGCATCAAACAGGGACAATAAAATCATCAGGCCTACGGAAGCCATCTCCCTCCATTGGTTTCTTTTCTCAG GTAAAAGCTTCCGGTTCACACAGCTTGCAGAAAAGCTCCATACCCTGCAAACCTTCAGAGAGTAACATTCCTAAACTAAGGAAGTTGGGAACAGTTTCTGTTAAAGAAGCAAGGTCCAAAATTGTCAAAGGGGCAGCAAAGAATCGTACTAAGGAATTAAGCCATTCAGATGTCAACTCAGAAGCAATTGTGCCAATAGACAATAAGCAGAAGGCTGGTGTAGAAGTGGATTTTGATTCTTCTAGTTTTGAAATAATAAGTAAGCAAGCAGAGGTTGAAAACATTCTTGATGATGTCATCTTAAAATCTAAGGAGCAAGGAGAACTACATGAAAATGAGATCATTTCAAGCATGGAGAACATGGTATTACCTACACATGAAAAGGAATTTCTTACGAAGAGTCAGACACACGAGCAGTTGGAGAAAGACGCTGACCACACTCTGGAGAAAATGTCAGACACTAATGAATTAAGCCTTTCAGATGTCAAGCCAGAAGCAATCGTGCAAATAGACAATAAGCAGATGGCTGGTGTAGAAGTGGATTGTGATTCTTCGATTTTTGAAATAATAAGTAAGCAAGCAGAGGTTGAAAACATTCTTGATGATGTCATCTTAAAATCCAAGGAACAAGGAGAACTACATGAAAATGAGATCATTTCTAGCATGGAGAACATGGTATTACCTACACGTGAAAAGGAATTTCTTACAAAGAGTCAGACACATGAGCAGTTGGAGAAAGAGGCTGACCACACTCTGGAGAAAGTGTCAGACACTAAGGAATTAAGCCTTTCAGACGTCAAGCCAGAAGCAATCATGCAAATAGACAATAAGCAGATGGCTGGTGTAGAAGTGGATTGTGATTCTTCGGTTTTTGAAATAATAAGTAAGCAAGCAGAGGTTGAAAACATTCTTGATGATGTCATCTTAAAATCTAAGGAGCAAGGAGAACTACATGAAAATGAGATCATTTCAAGCATGGAGAACATGGTATTACCTACACATGAAAAGGAATTTCTTACGAAGAGTCAGACACATGAGCAGTTGGAGAAAGAGGCTGACCACACTCTGGAGAAAGTGTCAGACACTAAGGAATTAAGCCTTTCAGATGTCAAGCCAGAAGCAATCGTGCAAATAGACAATAAGCAGATGGCTGGTGTAGAAGTGGATTGTGATTCTTCGGTTTTTGAAATAATAAGTAAGCAAGCAGAGGTTGAAAACATTCTTGATGATGTTATCTTAAAATCCAAGGAACAAGGAGAACTACATGAAAATGAGATCATTTCTAGCATGGAGAACATGGTATTACCTACACATGAAAAGGAATTTCTTACAAAGAGTCAGACACATGAGCAGTTGGAGAAAGAGGCTGACCACACTCTGGAGAAAGTGTCAGACACTAAGGAATTAAGCCTTTCAGATGTCAAGCCAGAAGCAATCGTGCAAATAGACAATAAGCAGATGCCTGGTGTAGAAGGGGATTGTGATTCTTCGATTTTTGAAATAATAAGTAAGCAAGCAGAGGTTGAAAACATTCTTGATGATGTCATCTTAAAATCCAAGGAGCAAGGAGAACTACATGAAAATGAGATCATTTCTAGCATGGAGAACATGGTAATACCTACACATGAGAATGAACTTCTTAAAAAGAGTCAGACACATGAGCAGTTGGAGAAAGAGGCCGACCACACTCTGGATAACAAGTTATATGATGTTACGTCAAATGGGGACCGGTCTTCATATCAGGAACCACAGTCTACGCTCTTTCCTATCATGCAGAGAACTTCTAATACTGTGCAGAATACCATAGGACAAGATGAAGATGATCAAATCAAAGGGCCCACCGGTGACATTCCGCCTTTCAAGGAAAGTTTGATACTACAGGCAGAGTTTTCAGGAGAGTTTAAGGGATACAAGAGTGCCAAGACTGCACTTTTAAATTCTAGCCTTGATGATTTTTGCAAAACTGTCCCCGAAGGATCTAAACAAGGAACCCCGTGTAAGAATACTGAACAGGTAAATTGTGGTGCTGATGAATTTGGTAGATATGAAGGAGATGCACAGGGGCATTTATTGAACGAGAGTCTCATAATCAATTGCAAAAAAACCACCCAAAGTAATTTAGACGCAGTTAGTCAGCAGTTACAGGCAGACCAACCCAAGGCTCTAAATCCTAGTGGTGTAGAAGAAATTGGACCGGAAAAAGAAAATATCTCTGATATGAACAGTTCTCAGCCAGTTCATGTGACGAGCTTATTTTCCAAAGGTTCTCCTGAAAATTCCATACTAGGAATCAATGACGCTTCTGAGGATGAATCTAAAATAATTGAGATCAAAGACTGTCAGCTTCCTGTAGATGATCAATTAGGTTTCATCCTGAGAAGCCCAGTGGATAAGGAATGTGACCAGGTTATTGACTCAAAAGCAATCCGTGATAGAACTCCGGAGTTTGAATTGGATAGGTTGAGTGAAAATTGTATAACTGTTTCAGCATCTTCATTGGCAGATGATAATAACATAAATGAAGATTCCTATCTTCCTGGGTTTCAAAAGTCTAGTGCTGTTGTTGCTGTAAATTCCCAGGATGTTCACTTGGATAGTGACTTTCTGCCAAAAGTTATTGTTTCATCTACAGAAATCAAGGAGCAAAATTTAGTTGAGGATGCATTTGAAGGATGCGGGTTCCATAGCAATGAGCACAATGCTACCAATCATCATATTGAAGATATGTCTGTAAACATAGAGGGAAATCATGATGTCGATGGAAAG GTGGAACTTTTGCAAATCAATGATGTGGATGAAAAGGTGGAACTTTTGCAAATTAATGATGTGGATGAAAAGGTGGAAATTTTGCAAATCAATGATGTAGAAGATGGAAATCATGACGTGGATAAAAAGGTGGAACTCTTGCAAATCAATGGTGCAGAAGATGGAAATCGTGATGTGGATGAAAAGGTGGAACTTTTGCAAATCAATGATGTGGATGAAAAGGTGGAACTTTTGCAAATTAATGATGTGGATAAAACGGTGGAACTTTTGCAAATCAATGATGTAGAAGATGGAAATCATGACGTGGATGAAAAGGCGGAACTCTTGCAAATCAATGGTGCAGAAGATGGAAATCATGATGTGGATGAAAAGGTGGAACTCTTGCAAATCAATGGTGCAGAAGATGGAAATCATGATGTGGATGAAAAGGTGGAACTGTTGCAAATCAATGGTGCAGACGATGGAAATTGTGATGTGGACGAAAAGGTGGAACTTTTGCAAATCAATGATGTGGATGAAAAGGTGGAACTTTTGCAAATCAACGATGTAGAAGATGGAAATCATGATGTGGATGAAAAGGTGGAACTCTTGCAAATCAATGGTGCAGAAGATGGAAATCATGATGTGGAAGACAAGGTTGAACTTTTGCAAATCAATGATGCTGAAGAAGGTTTGTCGGATATACTGCCTTTAGTTGAAACTCAACTCAATATGAACTTTTTTTCTTCTGAATTTGACTCTTCTATTGAAGTGAGTGAAGATCCCTTTTCAACTGCAGTTTCTTTGATATGTGAGAAGCAGTGTAGTTTAAGTGAAAATTCAAAGTTACTAAGTTCAGATATGCTTGTAAACAAAGATGGAAATCAAGGTGTCGATGAAAAAGTGGAACTTTTGCAAATCAACGGTGCAGAAGAAGGTTCATTAGATATATCTCCTTCAGTTGAAATTCAACTCGAGAATGTTATTTCTGCTGAATTTGATTCTTCTACTAAAGTGAGTGAAGATCCATGTCTTTTAAgtgaaaaatcaaaattattAGCTTCAGAGAATTCAATCTTCAATGCAACAATCCCACAAGGCAGCGAAGTTAGTTCAATGAAACTCAATGAGAACGCTATTTCTGCTGAATTAGGTTCTTCTATTGATGTGAGTGAAGGCCCCTGTCTTTTAAgtgaaaaatcaaaattattAGCTTCAGAGAATTCAATCTTCAACGCAACAATCCCAGAAGGCAGCGAAGTTAGTTCAGTGAAACTCAATAGGAATGCTATTTCTGCTGATTTAGATTCTTCTATTCAAGTGAGTGAAGGCCCCTTTACTAGTGCAGTTGCTTGGAAATCTGAGGAGCAATGTCTTTTAAGTGAAAAATCGAAGTTACTAGATTCAGATAATTCAATCTTCATTGAAACAATCCTACAAGGTAATGAAGTTGGTTCAGTGAACAGTGAAAGTTTATCAGATGCAGCTGTAACTACTGTCTTTGAGAATGATAAGTCTCCTAATACTGACATGGCAAGTCAGTCAAAAGACAAAATCGACTTTCCAGAAGAAGACAACGGCAAAATAATTCATCT CGAAATAGATGCAACTAAAACCAAGCAGGAAGTTCCGATAGCGAAGCCTCCACTGAATGTTGCTCCCTTTACTGAGGAATGGTTAGCTGCAATAGAAGCAGCTGGAGAG GAGATTTTAATGATGAAGAGTGGCGCTGTACAAAACTCTCCTCCTGACAAAGTCCAGAATGAACCGAACCCTTGGTCACCG GtgaagaaaaatcaagagatTGGACCATTTGATTGTACTAAAATAACCAAACATAACATCCAGAGTTCCGATCCATCGTGA